The genomic region CCAATCTCGAGGGGGCGTTCAACACCGCGCTTCCGGCCGCCGAGGTGATGCGCGCCCAGCCGGCCGGCCCTGACGGGATACGCGGGCGGATCGGGGTCGTCGCCTCGATCGCCGCCTTCGTGCCCGCACCCGGAGCGCCCTCCTACTGCGCCGCGAAGGCGGCGCTGGACACCTGGGCGGTGGCGACGGCCCCCGTGTGGCGTCGCGAGGGCGTGGTTCTCTCGTCGATCTGCCCAGGCTATGTGCGGACGCCGATGACGACGGGGAACCGCTTCCCGATGCCCGGGCTGATGGAGCCGGACCGCGCGGCCGCGATCATGCTCAAGGGCCTCATCGGCAACCGGGAGCGCATTGCCTTTCCCTGGTGGCTCGCGGCCGCGGCGCGGCTCGTCGGCCTTCTGCCAGCCCCGGTCGCGACCACGCTCCTCGGCACCCAGCCGGGCAAGGCGCCCGCGCCCTAATCCCCCGCGGTTCAGTTCCGACGCAAGCCCCGCTCGCGCTCGATCTCACGCCAGCGCGACACCGCTCGGTTGTGCTCCTCGAGCGTGCGGGAGAAGGTGTGGCCGCCCGTGCCGTCGGCGACGAAGTAGAGCGCATCCGTCTCTGCCGGGCGCACCGCCGCCATCAGGCTCGCCCGGCCCGGGGCGGCGATCGGCTGCGGCGGCAGGCCGCGATTGCGATAGGTGTTGACCGGATGGTCGGTCTCGAGATCGGCGCGGGTGAGCGGGCGGTCGAGCACGCCCGTGCCGCCCGAGACGGCGTAGACCACCGTCGGGTCCGACTGGAGCGGCATGCCGCGGCGCAGCCGGTTGACGAACACCCCCGCGACCTTCGGCCGCTCCTCGGCAGACGCCGTCTCGCGTTCGATGATCGAGGCGAGGATCAGCGCCTCCCG from Elioraea tepida harbors:
- a CDS encoding SDR family NAD(P)-dependent oxidoreductase — its product is MAESLAPPFPDRVLITGASSGLGAAFAVACARPGVTLFLGGRDAPRLGLVADAVREKGAEAAIAVVDVRDAAAMASWIAGAAPLRLVLANAGISAGTGSGVAESADQTRAIFATNLEGAFNTALPAAEVMRAQPAGPDGIRGRIGVVASIAAFVPAPGAPSYCAAKAALDTWAVATAPVWRREGVVLSSICPGYVRTPMTTGNRFPMPGLMEPDRAAAIMLKGLIGNRERIAFPWWLAAAARLVGLLPAPVATTLLGTQPGKAPAP